The window CTTCCAAAAATCGGTAGGGTTAAATGGTGTGGGTACCAAGGCGGTAAACGCGCTGTCAAACAATTTCATTGTACAATCATACCGCGACGGACGTACTAAGCTGGCCGAATTTGCCAAAGGCGAGCTGATTCGGGATGAAGCTGAAAAGGAAACTACCCAGCGTAACGGTACTGCCATCAACTTTATACCCGACGATACCATTTTCAGGCATTACCGGTTTATCCCGGAATTTGTTGAAAGCATGATCTGGAACTATGTGTTCCTTAACTCGGGCCTTACGATAAACTTTAACGGTCAAAAATATTTTTCGGAACGGGGGTTGTATGACTTGCTTACCCGTAATACCGATGTAGAAACATTGCGCTATCCTATCATCCACCTTAAGGGCGAGGATATTGAAATAGCCATGACCCACGGGCAGCAATACGGCGAAGAATATTACTCGTTTGTAAACGGACAGAACACCACACAAGGCGGTACGCACCAGGCCGCCTTCCGCGAGGCAGTTGTTAAAACCATTCGCGAGTTTTATAAAAAGGAGTTTGACGCTTCAGATATCCGGGCATCAATAGTTGCTGCCATTGCCATCAAGGTACAGGAGCCGGTTTTTGAATCGCAAACCAAAACCAAACTTGGCTCGCAAAATGTTGGCCCCGAAGGGCCGTCAGTACGTGGTTTTATTAACGATTTCCTGAAAAAGGAACTGGATAACTACCTGCATAAAAACCCGGCAGCTGCCGACGCGCTGCTAAAACGCATCCTGCAATCGGAGCGTGAGCGTAAGGATATTGCAGGAATAAAAAAACTGGCCAACGAGCGGGCCAAAAAGGCATCGCTGCACAACCGCAAGCTGCGCGATTGTAAGCTGCATTTTGAAGATACCCACGAACGCCGCCAGGATACCACACTGTTTATTACCGAGGGTGACTCGGCCAGCGGAAGTATCACCAAATCGCGCGATGTAATGACCCAGGCAGTTTTTAGCTTAAAGGGTAAACCGCTTAACTGTTTCGGCCTGACCAAAAAGGTAGTTTACGAAAACGAAGAATTTAACCTGCTGCAACACGCCCTTAATATTGAGGATGGCCTGGATGCCCTGCGATACAATAACATTGTAATAGCTACCGATGCCGATGTTGATGGTATGCACATCCGCTTGTTGCTCATGACCTTCTTTTTGCAGTTTTTTCCCGACCTTGTAAAAGCTGGCCATGTTTTTATACTGCAAACACCATTGTTTAGGGTTCGTAATAAAAAAGAAACCATTTATTGCTACAGTGATGAAGAACGCCGTAACGCTATAGCCAAATTAGGCAATAAGCCCGAGATTACCCGCTTTAAAGGTTTGGGCGAGATATCGCCAGATGAGTTTGGCTTATTTATAGGCAAAGATATCCGCCTTGACCCGGTGATCCTGAAAGATGCCAATATTAAAGGCCTGCTGGAATATTTTATGGGCAAAAACACCCCAACCCGCCAAATGCACATTGTAAACAATCTGCGGGTTGAAAAAGATGACGAAAGCATAAACCCGCTGGTAGCCGAAGAGGCCGAAGGGGTGGCATTGCCGGTGGCGGTGTAAAGAGGTTTCTGAACCGGAATTTTTAGAATTATCGGAATTTTTCGAATTTTTAAAATTCTGCTAATTCTTTAATTCTAAAAATTCCGGTTCAGACAAACTTATTTCACAAAAAGTTCTTATATTGTTTCCCCTTCTTTTTTTGAGGGGGTACAATTATGACTAACCACGAAATTAAAATAGCTTTCGACGAATACGACGCTATTGAGCAACTTGATAACACCGATTACAAACTGTGCCTTGAAGCAGCAGAAGCATTAAAAAACTCCCATTCTCCATATTCAAAATTCAGGGTTGGGGCAGCCTTACGGTTGCAAAGCGGTAAAATTATTTACGGCAGCAACCAGGAAAACGTAGCCTATCCATCCGGTTTGTGTGCCGAGCGCGTAGCATTATTTTACTGGGGGGCCAACCACCCAAACGATCCTGTTGAAGCTATGGCCGTAACCGCCCAAACTGATGAGTTTGAACTTACCCGGCCTGTAACCTCATGTGGTTCATGCCTGCAGGTACTGGCCGAAGTGGAAAAAAAGCAAAACAAACCCATTAAAATTATATTGTATGCACAGCAGGGGCCGGTTTGGGTAATACAAGGTATTGAAAAGCAACTGCCGTTTTTATTTTTTGAAGAACGCCTCACTACATAAACCATGAAAATTAAACTGCTTTTATTGCTGATTGCTTGTGCTTTTACTACTCATATATTTGCGCAACAAGGATTTCCGTTTGATAACGAGATCAGGGCCTTTAAACACCAGGATAGCATCAGCTTCCCCAAAAAGGACGGCATTTTGTTTATAGGCAGTTCGTCTATCCGCTTATGGAGCGACCTGGAACAACGTTTTGCCGATAAGCCCATTATTAAACGCGGCGTTGGCGGCAGCACCATTGAGCAATTGGTGGATTATTATACGCCTTATATCCTGGTGCCTTATCAGCCCCGCAAAATATTCATCTACGCCGGCGAAAATGATATTGCCGCCGGCAAATCCGGGCAATTTGTAGCCGACGAGTTTGCTAAACTGTGGGCTATCATTCATGGCAAATTGCCTAAAGCAGCAATCTATTTCATGTCGGTAAAGCCAAGCCCGTCGCGTGTTAAATATTATGCCGAAGTGTATAAAGCCAATGAACTGATCAAAGCCTACCTGAAGAATAAGCCCCAAAGCCATTATGTTGATTTAGTGCCGGCCATTTACAAGCCCGGCAC is drawn from Mucilaginibacter ginsenosidivorax and contains these coding sequences:
- a CDS encoding DNA topoisomerase IV subunit B — its product is MAEPVNYSEDSIRSLDWKEHIRLRPGMYIGKLGDGSAYDDGVYVLLKEIVDNSIDEFVMGSGRTIEVNMSDHKVSVRDYGRGIPLGKVIDCVSKINTGGKYDSKAFQKSVGLNGVGTKAVNALSNNFIVQSYRDGRTKLAEFAKGELIRDEAEKETTQRNGTAINFIPDDTIFRHYRFIPEFVESMIWNYVFLNSGLTINFNGQKYFSERGLYDLLTRNTDVETLRYPIIHLKGEDIEIAMTHGQQYGEEYYSFVNGQNTTQGGTHQAAFREAVVKTIREFYKKEFDASDIRASIVAAIAIKVQEPVFESQTKTKLGSQNVGPEGPSVRGFINDFLKKELDNYLHKNPAAADALLKRILQSERERKDIAGIKKLANERAKKASLHNRKLRDCKLHFEDTHERRQDTTLFITEGDSASGSITKSRDVMTQAVFSLKGKPLNCFGLTKKVVYENEEFNLLQHALNIEDGLDALRYNNIVIATDADVDGMHIRLLLMTFFLQFFPDLVKAGHVFILQTPLFRVRNKKETIYCYSDEERRNAIAKLGNKPEITRFKGLGEISPDEFGLFIGKDIRLDPVILKDANIKGLLEYFMGKNTPTRQMHIVNNLRVEKDDESINPLVAEEAEGVALPVAV
- a CDS encoding cytidine deaminase, translated to MTNHEIKIAFDEYDAIEQLDNTDYKLCLEAAEALKNSHSPYSKFRVGAALRLQSGKIIYGSNQENVAYPSGLCAERVALFYWGANHPNDPVEAMAVTAQTDEFELTRPVTSCGSCLQVLAEVEKKQNKPIKIILYAQQGPVWVIQGIEKQLPFLFFEERLTT
- a CDS encoding GDSL-type esterase/lipase family protein, with the translated sequence MKIKLLLLLIACAFTTHIFAQQGFPFDNEIRAFKHQDSISFPKKDGILFIGSSSIRLWSDLEQRFADKPIIKRGVGGSTIEQLVDYYTPYILVPYQPRKIFIYAGENDIAAGKSGQFVADEFAKLWAIIHGKLPKAAIYFMSVKPSPSRVKYYAEVYKANELIKAYLKNKPQSHYVDLVPAIYKPGTTQPDSSLFKGDYLHLNPKGYDKWEQVLKPLVAR